The DNA region TGTTGCGCTACTTGCGCCGATCATGGTTCGAGCGCGATCGTCGCGGGAATCTCGAAGGCGGCAAGGACAGCGTCAAATGGGCAATGATCCGTCATATCGCGATCACCACCCGAGAAAACCGTAAGCGCTACGACGAGATGTTTGCCCATGTCGACTTGCCAAAAATCAAGCTGTCATCGACGCGCGATCTCGCACGGTTCTACCGCCTGGAGCAGCTTGAGCGCTAAACGCGCAAAGCTTGACCAACCCGTGCCGAGAGATGGGGCAAGACCATCGTCCCGGTTTCGTTGCGTGAAACAGCCCTTCTTCGGAACGCGATAGACGCCTACCTTGTCGGTGAAACAACGCCCAAGGCCGAGCGACTCGGCCGGCGTTCCGAACAAGGGGCTCCGTGTGAATTCATCCAAGACGTACGCCAACCTGGCAGTCACCTCGAACGGCAATATATTTACGGTCACGCTGCACAGGCCTCCGGAAAACTTTCTCGACGAGGAGATGTTGATCGAACTCGTCGATGCCCTGGAAGACCTCGACGGCAACGATTCTTGCCGCGTGACGATACTGGCCTCCGAGGGGAAGCACTTTTGTGCCGGCGCCAACATCGCCAAACGACTCGCTGACGGCCAGCGGCGCGCAACGCACATCTACGGCCACGTCCCTCGCCTGGCCCGCATCCGCAAACCCATCGTCGCGTGCGTGCAGGGCGCCGCTGTCGGCGCCGGCCTGGGCCTCGCGTTAATGGCGGATTTCCGTGCCGCCACCGCCGGATCCCGATTCAGCGCGAACTTCAATCGGCAAGCCTATTCACCCGGCTTCGCCTTGACCTATACGTTGCCACGCGTGGTCGGCGTCCAGCGCGCATCCTGGCTGTTTTATTCAGGAGCGCGAATTGGCGGTGAAGAGGCGTTGCGAATCGGCCTGATCGACAGGCTGTCGACTTCGGCGCATCCCGGCGATGCGGCCGTCGAACTCGCGACGGAGCTTGCCCTCAGTGGCCCGCTGGCCGTCCAGGGAACAAGGGAGTTACTCCGCCAGCACTTCGCCGCGCGCGTCGAGGCTGCCATCGCGGAAGAAATGGCGCTGCAGGATCGACTTCGGGAAACCGACGATTATGTCGAAGGCGTTCAAGCGATGAAAGAACGCCGCTTGCCGAACTTTCAGGGGCGTTGATCTTCATGGGCATTCTATCCGGCATCACGATCCTGGACCTGTCGCGTATCTTCGCTGCCCCCTTCGCGACCCAGATGCTGTCCGATCTCGGCGCCAAGGTATGGAAGATCGAGTCTTTCGCGGGCGACGATTCCCGGCGCTGGGGCTCGCACGTTTTCGACGCCTATAACCGGGGCAAGAAAAGCCTGTCGCTGAATCTGAAGGACGTGCGCGCACAGGAGATTCTGCAACGGCTCGCGGCGAAATCGGATGTTTTCGTCGAGAACTTCAAGACAGGCGACATGGAGCGCTACGGGCTTTCGTACCCGCTATTGAGCCGGACGAATCCACGCCTTATCTACCTTTCCCTGACCGGTTTCGGAAATACCGGACCGCGCAGCGGCGATCCGGGATACGACACCGTGATCCAGGCGATGAGCGGAATCATGAGCCTAACCGGCGATGCCGGGGGACCACCGACGCGTGTCGGCGTGGCCTGGATCGACGTAATGTCCGGCCTGGTTTCCGTGATCGCCATTCTGAGCGCACTCGTTGAACGAGGCACGAGCGGCCACGGACAACATATCGACCTTTCGCTGTTCGACGTAGGCATGATGGCCTTGGCCGACGCCGCGCAGGCTTATCTGAAGCATGGCCAGGTACAACAGCGGGTCGGCAACGTCACGCGCAATATTTCTCCGGCGCAGGTCTTCCGGACTGCTGACGGGTGGATCGTCATCGCCATCGGAAACGACGCGCAGTTCGCCCGCCTTTGCCAGGTGCTGGGCTGTCCGGGGCTGACCGGGGATGCCAGATTCGCGTCGAACCCCGATCGCGTAAAACACCGGGATGAGCTGAACGAATACATCGTCCCTCTGTTCGCGCTCCATGATCGCGACCCGCTGCTCCAAAAGATGAAGGCAGCCAAAATCCCTGCCGGCCCGGTATTCAATATCGACGAGTCCGTAGGCGATCCCCAGTCCGTCGCTCGCGAGGCGATATGGTCCATCCCGGACGAAGCCGGGGCGATCGGCAAATATCTCGCCAACCCGCTGCGCCACCTGAGCCGTACACCCGCCAGCCCTTCAACCATCCCGCCGGATCTCGGCCAGCACACCTTCGAGGTCTTGAGCGAAGAACTCCAACTGGATGCCGCGGAGATTGACAAACTCGCGGAGGCAGGCGTGATTCAACTGCGCCGCTGAATCAAAACCTGCCAGCCGACTACAGCGCCGCCAAGCCGACCTGTTCAAGTCGATTGCATCGAACAGGCTGCCCGCCGTGAAGACGGACACCTCTATGCCCACCGGAGCCGCATTCATTTCCCGACCTTGGCGCGCTCCTGCTCGCGCTGCTTTTTACGCTCGATGAAATTCGATATGTACTGCTTCGGCTCGCCAGTGCGATAGGCATCGACGACGGCCTGGATCCCCGCCCGCGCGCCATCGGTCACCGACATGGTGGCCCAATCGAGAATCAACCTCTTCTGAAGCCGTACGGCCTGAGGGCCGCACGCGAGCAACGATGTCACCCACGCCTCGACCACGGCATCCAGCTCGGCATAAGGAACAAGCCGTTGCAGATACTGGATGCGGTACGCCTCGTCCGCGTCGATGTGGTCTCCCGTCAGCACCAGCTCGCACGCCTTTCCCCAGCCGATAAGCCGGGGCAGCACGGACGCCTCCATCCCAGACGGAAGCCCCATGCGCGTCTCCGGCATGCCGAATCTGGAATGCGTGGCGCCCACCCGCATGTCGGCGCAGGCGGCCAGTTCCATGCCGGAGCCGAAGCAAAAGCCATTAATCCGCGCGATGACCGGAACCGGAAAGGTGCGCACGGCGTCGCACATTCGATGCGTCGTATTGGACGACGCCTGCGCTTCCTCCAGATTGAAGGACGCGAGCTGCGGGAGATCCGTCCCGCCGATGAAAGACTTGTCCCCGGCGCCCGTGATAATCAGTACGCGCAGGGATTCGTCATAGCGCAACTTCGCGAGCGTATCGATGAAGCGGTTCTTGCCCGCCAGGCTGAGGCTGTTGCGCTTCTCCGGATTATTGAACGTCACCGTGGTGACCCTGCCCTCTTCACGTTCATCATGGCGGACAAGAATAAGATCTTGCGGATCCTGCATATATCTCTCCTGGAGCCTGCTCGGCTCATTGTTTGGGAACCTTGGCGACTTCGATGACATCGCCCCAGCGCTTTTGCTCCGAAGCGAGGAACTGCTTCAAGTGCCGCGGCGTGTGATCCACCGCCGTTACCGTCCCCAAGTCCTGGAGTTTGCGCGCCACATCCGGATCGGAAATCGCGGCAACCATCGCTTCGTTGAGCTTCGCGACGATATCGCCGGGCGTATGCTTGGGCGCGAACAGGGCGTACCAGACCGAAACGTCGAAATCCGGGAGTCCTGCCGCCGCCATGGTGGGCACACCCGGAAGCTGCGGAATGGGTTTCGGCGCCGCCACCGCAAGCGGAACGAGCGAGCCGTTCTTGATGAAGGGAAGCAGCGGAAACGACGTCGTCACCATGAAGTTGGTGCGGCCCACGATCAGATCCTGAATGGCCGGCGCCGCGCCCTGGTACGGAACGTGGACGGCATCCAGGCTCAACCGGGAAGCGAACCAGGCGGCGCAGAGCTGGTCCACGGACCCGATCCCCGAGGATCCATACAGATATTTGCCCGGAGACGCCTTTATCAGGGTTACCAAGTCGGCGGCGGAGTGAACATTCAGTGTCTTGCTGACGACCAGGACGAGCGGCGCGGCCCCGATCAGCCCGACGGGCGTGAGATCGGTACCGGCGTCATACGGCAAGGACTTGTAGAGCCCCGCCGAAATGGGGAGCGCGGACGTGGCGAGAAGAACGGTGTAACCATCCGGCGTGGCTTTCGCGACATACTGGTTTCCCACCACGCTGCCGGCGCCCGGCTTATTCTCCACGATCACGGATTGGCCCAGGTTTCGGCTCATGCCGGAGGCAATCAATCTCGCCACCGTGTCGGAGGGCCCCCCGGCGGCGAAGGGTGCTACGATCCGTATCACCCTGTCCGGAAAGCCTTGTTGAGACGCCGCCATGCCGGAAACCGGCAGCAGGCACGTGACGCAAAGCATCGCGCGCAGAATCATGATGTCTCCGTTTTCTCGTGTGTTTCAACCGATTCTAGGTGGGCGCAAGCAGGCGGGATTGGCGGTTTCACAGGGCGAGACGCTCCCGGCTGGCTGACGATCGAGTTTCATTTCGTGAAACCGGCGGGCATGAACCCGACCTTGGCGGGACACTACGGTGGCAAAGCGAAAAAAGGGGGCATCATGCGCACGATAGAAAGAGCGTTCGCGGTGATCAGCGCGTTCTCGCCCAGCACGCCGAGCCTTACCTTGCAGGAAATCGCGGACCATACCGATCTCCACAAGGCCACCGCGTTCCGCATCGTTCGTGCGCTGGAACGCCTGGGCTACCTCGTGCGCCTTCCGGACCTCCGGTACAGCCTCTCGCTGGGCTTCACGCGCCTTGCGGCCGTTGCGACCGAATCGCTCGACGTGCGGCGCCTGTTGCGCCCGGTGCTCGAAGATCTTGCCCGGTCGGCGGGAGAGAACGTCTCCCTCCATCGGATGCGCGGCGAATTGCGGCAATGCGTCGATATCGCATGGTCGAAGACTCCGCTGATAGACCTGGACAAGCCGAATGCATTGAGGCCGCTGACGATGGGCGCGGCATCCATCGTCCTGATGGCCTATATGGACGAAGGCCTGCTTGCCGACGTTATCGACGATGCAGCCAAAGCCGGCGAGTGCAGCATCGACGATTTTCAGTCGATCCTGGACACGACCCGAAAACAGGGATTCGCGGTCTCCCATGGCGCCGTCGTGAGATCCCTCACCGGCATTGCCGCGCCGATCTTCTGCGGCGATGGCATGGTCGATTACGTAATCGCCATCCTGAGCCCTACCAGCCGTCTCGCCGGCCGCGTGACGGACCTGATCGCGATGACCAAGTTCGCGGCGGCCAATGCATCCCAACGCCTCGGCGGCACCGGCGGGCTCAAGTACGCGATGCGCGGCTTGAAAATCCACGAGGAAACCCCGGCCACGGTATCCGTCCGGCCCGGCGCGTCAAGCAGCCTGATGGCGAATCGTCACTGACAGCCACGCCTTGGCCCAGTGGGATTTGGACGAGATACAATCTTGCCAATCCCATGACTCGCCCGTCCCGTTCCTGCGCGGGGACATGACGCAGCTACAGCGACGCATGCTCGACCAAGAGATGCGTCGCTTGCAACATGCCATGCGCCAAGTGTTCCAACGACACGAATTAACGGCGCCGCCTCTCGCTTCTGTTGCAATCGCTTGACGGTATGGAGCTCACCTTCGGCCTCCGGGATGCGCCTTGCCATTCCGCCGACGTGGATCTCGAAGTATTGTGCCGTACCGTCGATACGTACAGCCTGTTGGAGATACAGCCGGCGCTGTCGGAACTCGTCCGTCATGACGCGATGCGAGACCTGGTTGTCGTGGCACTCGGCCTTGCCAATGCCGGCAAATCTTCATTGATCAATCGGCTACTGCAAAACGATATATTGCCGGTGGAGGCGACGCCAACGACGGCTGTGGCGACGCACATTATCCACGGCCATCAATCACGGGGAATCGCTCGCATCGTATTGCGCAAGTACCTGCAATGGTCATTGCGTCGAACCCGGCTGGAAGCTGGATTATTTCCGGTGTTCAAGACTTACCTGTCCCGCCTTCACGAATGGCGGCGCGCGGCCCTGGATGACCTCTTGAAGGCCTTTACGGAAGCATGCGATCGGCGTTCCGGCATCCCGGCTACGCTTGCCGCCGACCTTGCGTACTTGCAAAGGATATCCTGCGCTACTTCATTTCGGGCCTGAAGTAGCCACCGGGAACACCGTTCTTGCTGAAGACCCATTGCCAAAGCTGGATATCCCGTGCCCGGAAGGCGCCCGCGCAGGACAGCAGATAGTATCGCCACATCCGATAGAAGCGCCGCCCTAGTTTCTCCTCGAATCTCGGCCACGCCGATTCGAAGTTCGCATGCCAGGCCATCAGCGTGGTGTCGTAGTCCGCGCCGAAGTTATGCAAATCTTCCGTGACGAACAAGCCACCCGCGGCGTCGCCGACCTGGCCGATGGAAGGCAGGTCGCCGTTGGGGAAAATGTATTTATCTATCCAGGCGTCGGGGACGCTTTGACGGAGATTCTTGCCTATGGTGTGCAACAGGAACAAGCCGTCGTCGGACAGGCAACGATGGGCGACCTCCATGTACGTCCGATGATTTTTCCGGCCGACATGCTCGAACATGCCGACGCTGACGATACGATCGAAGCGTTCGTTCAGCATCCGATAATCCTGCAGGCGAAACTCGATGGGCAATCCCGGATAACGTCGTGCCCCCCACTCTGCCTGTTCCTTGGAAATGGTCACACCCACGCATTGCACCCCATAGCGTTCCGCGGCGAACCCCATGAAGCTGCCCCAACCGCAGCCGATATCCAGCACCCGCATCCCCGGACGAAGATCGAGCTTGCGGCAGATCATGTCGAGCTTGGCCTCCTGTGCCTGCGCCAGCGTCTCGGCCCCGCCCGACCAGTAACCGCAGGTATAGGTCATTCGAGGGTCCAGCATGGCCTCGTAGAACTCGTTGCCCAGATCGTAATGGGCCTCTCCGACTTGCCACGCGCGCCGAATACTCTGCAGATTCAGAAAACGCGCCCGGAGCGCATGCAGCATCAGCCGCGCGGGCTTGACTTGCTTCTCGAGATGCGCCCTGATCACGCGGTCAAAGAATTGATCGAGATGATCGCACTCCCACAGCCCGTCCATGTAGGCCTCGCCGAGCCCGAGATTACCGCGCGAAAGGATGCGCTCCGGCACACCGGGACCGAGGTGGCGGATATCCCAGGGACGGGTGCCGCCGATCCGTATGTCCGCTCGACCAAGCAACTCGACGATCAGCCGGTATGCGCCAGACTCGGCATTTCCCTTGTCCGGGCTTACTTCAAGATCCGTCGTGGCCATTCTTACCTACTCCCTATTCGTGACCCACGGTCCTGGCCTCGCCTATTGCCGCCATCCATTATCTTGCCGCGCCGGATCGCGCAAATGACGAAGCTGGCGCCGCGGCGCAGCAACGGCCGCGATTGTATTCCCCCATTTCGCTGCGATGCAACGCCCCTGCCATTTCGTATTCGTGCGTGTTCATATTCCTTACCGCGAGCTTTCTATTGAAGAGGCGCGTTGATTTCCAGGAGGACGCTACGCTGCTACTTGCATGCGCGAATCGCTTCATGTAGCATTTTTTCCAGAGATGGCATCCTCTTTAATCGCTGGGCCCCTCCCCGCTAATGATGTCTACCGTCTACGCATCGGATGCGTATAACCTCTACAAGGACGGTAGATCATATGTGGTCCATCTGCGAATATCCCATTCAACTGGCCGGCCCCTTCCCCGCATTTTCCTCGCGTGCCTTTCCTCGTCACGCGAGCGCCTCGCCGGCGCCAACCGATATTGGCGCCAGGTGCGGCTGGCCTATCGGATATACGCCTGACGCGCCTCTCGCTCCGATGCCTCCTCCGCGCCATCGCCGCAAGCCAGATCAGCAATAGCCAGAGGCACTATCGCGAGCGCCGAGCGGCTCATGAACATGCACAGCGCGACGACCGCCTATCGCTTACCCCGATGGCCCGCCATCGCCACCGCCATTGCAGTGGCGGTGATCTCCGTCGCACGGCATGCCCGAATTCCTTCCATGGCGTTTCCGCTGGTGTTGGCGACCATCGTCGTCGCGGTCGTTGCAGCCGTCCATCATGCGCAGTTGGTCGCGCAGCGGGTCGGGCCGATCCTCGGCACGTTGGTCCTGGCCTTGAGCGTGACCGTCGTCGAAGCAGGTTTTATCGTCTCGGTCTCCTGCATGCGATTAAATCGACGGCATGGCTGCACGAGTATGTCAACGCCGCCCGGGATGCCGCCGCGCTTACGGTCACTTCTGATAACGACAAGCCCACCCGAGTCATGGCGGTGCTCAGCCTGACATTGCTGGTGATAACCTTGTTGACCATCTTCTATGGCGGCGAAACCCTGGCGCCGATGATTGAGACGATAATGCGCGACGCCGAGCTGCCTTACTCGGGCGTAGGCGTAATCATCGCGATGATCGTTGCCCTGCCCGAGACGCTGACGACGGCACGAGCGGCGCATGCGGGCCAGGTTCAGGTCAGTTTCAATGTCGCCTTGGGCTCTGCCATGGCCAGCATCGGCCTGACGATTCCCGTGGTGGCGCTGGCCTCGACGATCCTCCACATCCCGCTCGCCCTTGGCCTGGGCCCGAAGGAAATGGTGCTGCTCGTGCTCACGACGGTGGTCGGGATCCTGACCGTGGTTTCCGGGCGCGCGTCCGTCTTGCGCGGATCACTCCACCTGACGATTTGCGCGGCCTATTTATTCCTCGCATTTGTCCCATAGCATGGCGCGGCGCTCTCCGGACCGTGGGCCAGCGGCGGGATTGACGTAACTGGATGAACCATGACTACAAGACTGCTTGCCATCACTGCCGAGGCATTGACCACGACGGCCTGTCTGGACGCTGCCTATGCGGCGGCATCGGTGCTCGATGATGCCGAGATCGAGGCGCTGCACGTGGTTGTCGACCCACTGCAACTGATCGGCACCGCCGATGAAATCGCCCTGCAACAGGCCAGGATTCCCAATGAGGGTTCGGCACAGGAACGAGAGACCGCGGTATGGAACGCGTATGACCGCTGGCGGTCCAGGCACCCGGATATCACGATGCCGGTGTCGTGGAAAACGCTCGTGGGCGCCGAGGAGGATGGCGTCCAGTGGGAGGGAGCATCCTTCGACCTGCTGGTGATCGCGCGCCCACGCAATCTGGATGGACAAAATGCCTTGCATGCCGCCATTTACCATACCAGGCGCCCGCTGCTATTCGTCCCCGGGACTTGGCGCGCGAACGACGCACCGCCCTTTGGCCGCCATATCTGCATCGCCTGGCGCAATACCGCATCATGCGAACGCGCCGTCGCGGGCGCCATGCCCTGGCTGCGGCGCGCCGGCCAGATCACGTTGTTGACGATCGGCGTTGGAACCCATGGCGTCGGCGGACTCAAGGAACGTCTATCCGGCGAAGGCCTGCCGGCCCAGGTCTTCCAGGTCGAGTCCGAGGCGGCGCATCCTGGCGAGCAAATCCTCAACGAAGCCTACGGCTTGGGCGCGGACCTGCTCGTCATGGGAGCCTATCGGCATAACTGGCTGTTCGAGCTGCTCGTGCACAGCACAACGCGGCAAGTGCTCGCCAAGGCCGACCTGCCGCTACTGATGTCGCATTAGGCCATCGCGCGCCACGACTTGCCCGCCCGCCACCACCAGCCGCCGCACCGGACGCGCGACCACGGCTTCGGCTACGCCGTGGGCGTCGACCAGCACCAGGTCGGCACGGCAGCCGGGCTGCAGGCCGTAGTCGGCGAAGCCGCAGCCGCGGGCGCCGGATTCGGTCACGCAGTCCAGCGCGACGGCGAGTTCATC from Bordetella genomosp. 10 includes:
- a CDS encoding enoyl-CoA hydratase/isomerase family protein codes for the protein MNSSKTYANLAVTSNGNIFTVTLHRPPENFLDEEMLIELVDALEDLDGNDSCRVTILASEGKHFCAGANIAKRLADGQRRATHIYGHVPRLARIRKPIVACVQGAAVGAGLGLALMADFRAATAGSRFSANFNRQAYSPGFALTYTLPRVVGVQRASWLFYSGARIGGEEALRIGLIDRLSTSAHPGDAAVELATELALSGPLAVQGTRELLRQHFAARVEAAIAEEMALQDRLRETDDYVEGVQAMKERRLPNFQGR
- a CDS encoding CaiB/BaiF CoA transferase family protein, with translation MGILSGITILDLSRIFAAPFATQMLSDLGAKVWKIESFAGDDSRRWGSHVFDAYNRGKKSLSLNLKDVRAQEILQRLAAKSDVFVENFKTGDMERYGLSYPLLSRTNPRLIYLSLTGFGNTGPRSGDPGYDTVIQAMSGIMSLTGDAGGPPTRVGVAWIDVMSGLVSVIAILSALVERGTSGHGQHIDLSLFDVGMMALADAAQAYLKHGQVQQRVGNVTRNISPAQVFRTADGWIVIAIGNDAQFARLCQVLGCPGLTGDARFASNPDRVKHRDELNEYIVPLFALHDRDPLLQKMKAAKIPAGPVFNIDESVGDPQSVAREAIWSIPDEAGAIGKYLANPLRHLSRTPASPSTIPPDLGQHTFEVLSEELQLDAAEIDKLAEAGVIQLRR
- a CDS encoding enoyl-CoA hydratase-related protein — its product is MQDPQDLILVRHDEREEGRVTTVTFNNPEKRNSLSLAGKNRFIDTLAKLRYDESLRVLIITGAGDKSFIGGTDLPQLASFNLEEAQASSNTTHRMCDAVRTFPVPVIARINGFCFGSGMELAACADMRVGATHSRFGMPETRMGLPSGMEASVLPRLIGWGKACELVLTGDHIDADEAYRIQYLQRLVPYAELDAVVEAWVTSLLACGPQAVRLQKRLILDWATMSVTDGARAGIQAVVDAYRTGEPKQYISNFIERKKQREQERAKVGK
- a CDS encoding Bug family tripartite tricarboxylate transporter substrate binding protein — its product is MILRAMLCVTCLLPVSGMAASQQGFPDRVIRIVAPFAAGGPSDTVARLIASGMSRNLGQSVIVENKPGAGSVVGNQYVAKATPDGYTVLLATSALPISAGLYKSLPYDAGTDLTPVGLIGAAPLVLVVSKTLNVHSAADLVTLIKASPGKYLYGSSGIGSVDQLCAAWFASRLSLDAVHVPYQGAAPAIQDLIVGRTNFMVTTSFPLLPFIKNGSLVPLAVAAPKPIPQLPGVPTMAAAGLPDFDVSVWYALFAPKHTPGDIVAKLNEAMVAAISDPDVARKLQDLGTVTAVDHTPRHLKQFLASEQKRWGDVIEVAKVPKQ
- a CDS encoding IclR family transcriptional regulator: MNPTLAGHYGGKAKKGGIMRTIERAFAVISAFSPSTPSLTLQEIADHTDLHKATAFRIVRALERLGYLVRLPDLRYSLSLGFTRLAAVATESLDVRRLLRPVLEDLARSAGENVSLHRMRGELRQCVDIAWSKTPLIDLDKPNALRPLTMGAASIVLMAYMDEGLLADVIDDAAKAGECSIDDFQSILDTTRKQGFAVSHGAVVRSLTGIAAPIFCGDGMVDYVIAILSPTSRLAGRVTDLIAMTKFAAANASQRLGGTGGLKYAMRGLKIHEETPATVSVRPGASSSLMANRH
- a CDS encoding dynamin family protein, producing the protein MELTFGLRDAPCHSADVDLEVLCRTVDTYSLLEIQPALSELVRHDAMRDLVVVALGLANAGKSSLINRLLQNDILPVEATPTTAVATHIIHGHQSRGIARIVLRKYLQWSLRRTRLEAGLFPVFKTYLSRLHEWRRAALDDLLKAFTEACDRRSGIPATLAADLAYLQRISCATSFRA
- the cfa gene encoding cyclopropane fatty acyl phospholipid synthase encodes the protein MATTDLEVSPDKGNAESGAYRLIVELLGRADIRIGGTRPWDIRHLGPGVPERILSRGNLGLGEAYMDGLWECDHLDQFFDRVIRAHLEKQVKPARLMLHALRARFLNLQSIRRAWQVGEAHYDLGNEFYEAMLDPRMTYTCGYWSGGAETLAQAQEAKLDMICRKLDLRPGMRVLDIGCGWGSFMGFAAERYGVQCVGVTISKEQAEWGARRYPGLPIEFRLQDYRMLNERFDRIVSVGMFEHVGRKNHRTYMEVAHRCLSDDGLFLLHTIGKNLRQSVPDAWIDKYIFPNGDLPSIGQVGDAAGGLFVTEDLHNFGADYDTTLMAWHANFESAWPRFEEKLGRRFYRMWRYYLLSCAGAFRARDIQLWQWVFSKNGVPGGYFRPEMK
- a CDS encoding universal stress protein, giving the protein MTTRLLAITAEALTTTACLDAAYAAASVLDDAEIEALHVVVDPLQLIGTADEIALQQARIPNEGSAQERETAVWNAYDRWRSRHPDITMPVSWKTLVGAEEDGVQWEGASFDLLVIARPRNLDGQNALHAAIYHTRRPLLFVPGTWRANDAPPFGRHICIAWRNTASCERAVAGAMPWLRRAGQITLLTIGVGTHGVGGLKERLSGEGLPAQVFQVESEAAHPGEQILNEAYGLGADLLVMGAYRHNWLFELLVHSTTRQVLAKADLPLLMSH